The Thermoclostridium stercorarium subsp. stercorarium DSM 8532 genome contains a region encoding:
- a CDS encoding cache domain-containing protein yields the protein MRKIFGRSILLSYIVSYAAVMAVLFIGVGIYVNNSYASAIHESIVEENTNRLSSLRIQHEEKLSALINIANQISLSPYITPFKLKENALKAYYLKEHLVSYNAENFFDQLYVVFHDDEYLYSSGTSMSMDIFTEKLMHYEGIPADYLNSLLRKKDGEICILPATGVRSVLTSDTNKNMVTIIIPLRLGGRFIVGNAVFIINDVAYQKMFTDEISQERNMYIFSGKTVISAKRAINIPDEVILKEISETEDSIIRDIVLQDGSKYILFAQRGKLLNLCYVSVIPHETVQMQTARSRLAFSLFLLMLSVPCGLLTVYFANRHVKPIREIQKSIGGGYNGGRRIQRN from the coding sequence ATGAGAAAGATTTTCGGTCGTTCCATCCTGTTAAGCTATATTGTTTCATACGCTGCCGTCATGGCTGTGCTGTTTATCGGTGTGGGGATATATGTGAACAACAGCTATGCATCGGCTATTCATGAAAGTATTGTGGAGGAAAACACAAACAGGCTCAGTTCTCTTAGAATACAGCATGAGGAAAAGCTGTCCGCATTGATTAATATAGCCAATCAGATAAGCCTTTCACCGTATATTACTCCGTTTAAGCTGAAAGAAAATGCGCTGAAGGCGTATTATTTAAAGGAACATCTTGTTTCTTACAATGCGGAAAACTTTTTTGATCAGCTCTATGTTGTTTTTCACGACGATGAATATCTGTACTCTTCCGGCACATCAATGTCGATGGACATTTTTACGGAAAAGCTGATGCATTACGAAGGGATTCCGGCGGATTATTTAAACAGCCTTCTGAGAAAAAAAGACGGGGAGATTTGCATACTGCCTGCCACAGGCGTCAGGAGTGTTCTTACCAGCGACACCAATAAAAACATGGTTACAATTATTATCCCTCTTCGCCTCGGCGGAAGATTCATTGTCGGTAATGCTGTTTTCATTATAAATGATGTTGCGTATCAGAAAATGTTTACCGATGAAATATCCCAGGAGCGGAACATGTATATTTTTTCCGGAAAGACTGTAATTTCTGCGAAAAGGGCAATAAACATACCCGATGAAGTTATTCTGAAAGAAATTTCGGAAACGGAGGATTCAATAATCCGCGATATTGTTTTACAGGACGGGTCGAAGTACATTCTTTTTGCGCAGCGTGGAAAACTTCTGAATTTGTGTTATGTGTCGGTCATACCGCATGAAACCGTCCAGATGCAAACTGCCCGTTCCCGTCTTGCGTTTTCTCTGTTTCTTCTGATGTTAAGCGTGCCATGCGGTCTTCTGACGGTTTACTTTGCCAACAGGCATGTAAAGCCGATAAGGGAAATACAGAAAAGCATCGGGGGGGGATATAACGGCGGAAGACGGATTCAGCGCAATTAA
- a CDS encoding helix-turn-helix domain-containing protein: MGVCRADFVKRFVKCRFPARRQAVDTASALGMDIDMAFYCISITSALPPEKRALEHLNSTLNYKSGVTGYGTEIFDHEQYLFILFANERNKLESWLDNAKAFLSSLDNEAVMAVSNIHVDFSEATNAYLEASTAYDNRFVMGDENILRFSDVSSAAKDIEPFTENYLEGFRRALYAGDAKALHDRINELFRILKTKKFSLFAFRIIYNEIVSMLLNKYLSYGDVSENSIRYYDIFELSRCRKVSDLTEILQQLCNDILRREEQNMPNENPVIGRITDYIRENYTDPGLSIGTIAEIYGMSAAALSQKYKEQTGMYPSEYLMLLRMEKAKELLSKTDMSIQEIGTSVGYYDASSFIRRFKQHMGMTPAKYRMLVKNASTK, from the coding sequence ATGGGCGTATGCAGGGCAGACTTTGTGAAAAGATTTGTAAAATGCCGTTTCCCCGCCCGCAGACAGGCTGTGGATACTGCGTCGGCCCTTGGAATGGACATAGACATGGCCTTTTACTGCATTTCAATTACATCTGCGCTGCCTCCTGAAAAAAGAGCCCTTGAACATTTAAATTCGACGCTGAATTACAAAAGCGGCGTAACGGGTTATGGAACCGAAATTTTTGACCATGAGCAGTATTTGTTTATATTGTTTGCAAACGAACGAAATAAACTGGAAAGCTGGCTTGACAATGCAAAAGCCTTTCTGTCTTCCCTTGATAATGAGGCGGTTATGGCCGTAAGCAATATTCATGTTGATTTTTCGGAGGCCACAAATGCTTATCTTGAAGCAAGCACGGCCTATGACAACCGTTTTGTCATGGGAGATGAAAATATTCTGCGGTTTTCGGATGTCAGTTCTGCCGCAAAGGATATTGAGCCGTTCACCGAAAATTACCTGGAAGGTTTCCGGAGAGCCCTTTACGCCGGCGATGCAAAGGCGCTCCATGACAGAATTAACGAATTGTTCCGGATTCTTAAGACTAAAAAATTCTCGCTGTTCGCGTTCCGCATTATTTACAACGAAATTGTAAGTATGCTGCTGAACAAGTATCTGAGCTACGGAGATGTTTCGGAAAATTCAATCAGGTATTATGACATTTTCGAACTGTCAAGATGCAGAAAGGTTTCAGACTTAACCGAAATACTGCAGCAGTTATGCAATGATATTCTGCGAAGGGAAGAACAGAACATGCCCAATGAGAACCCGGTGATTGGCAGGATAACTGACTATATTCGCGAAAATTATACCGATCCCGGGCTAAGTATTGGAACTATAGCCGAAATTTACGGTATGAGCGCCGCAGCCCTGTCGCAGAAATATAAAGAGCAGACGGGTATGTACCCGTCTGAATACCTTATGCTTCTGCGTATGGAAAAAGCCAAAGAACTTCTTTCAAAAACCGACATGTCCATTCAGGAAATAGGAACGTCGGTGGGGTATTATGACGCTTCCAGTTTTATTCGTCGCTTCAAACAGCATATGGGGATGACTCCAGCAAAATACAGAATGCTGGTGAAAAACGCGTCTACAAAGTGA
- a CDS encoding PHP domain-containing protein has translation MHLYRYDIHTHTSEVSKCAAISPEELVRFYKNMGFAGICITDHFFNGNTTVPGDLPWNVRVELFCRGFEKARAEGEKMDFDVFFGWEYSYRGTDFLTFGLDKEWLLNHPDLLSLNVNDYCDLVHSEGGFIVQAHPFREADYISMIRLLPRKVDAVEIINGGNNDFENRCADKYADMYNLIKVAGSDTHSDKVKKLAGIQLNRRLKDINDMISAIKNGETRTFSITL, from the coding sequence ATGCACCTGTACAGATATGATATTCACACTCATACGTCAGAGGTAAGCAAATGCGCCGCCATTTCGCCTGAAGAACTGGTCCGTTTTTATAAAAACATGGGATTTGCCGGTATTTGTATAACCGATCATTTTTTTAACGGAAATACCACCGTTCCCGGCGATCTTCCGTGGAATGTGAGGGTTGAACTCTTTTGCAGAGGGTTTGAAAAAGCCCGTGCAGAAGGCGAAAAAATGGACTTTGACGTGTTTTTCGGCTGGGAATATTCATACAGGGGAACCGATTTCCTGACATTCGGGCTTGACAAGGAATGGCTGCTGAATCATCCAGACCTGCTGAGCCTTAATGTAAATGACTACTGTGATCTTGTACACAGCGAAGGCGGGTTTATTGTTCAGGCCCACCCGTTCCGCGAAGCCGATTATATATCCATGATCAGGCTTCTGCCCCGGAAAGTAGATGCGGTTGAAATTATCAACGGCGGAAACAACGATTTTGAAAACCGGTGCGCAGATAAATATGCGGATATGTATAACCTGATTAAGGTCGCGGGTTCCGATACCCATTCGGATAAAGTGAAAAAACTTGCCGGAATACAACTGAACAGGCGCCTGAAAGACATAAACGACATGATATCCGCGATTAAAAACGGGGAAACCCGCACTTTCTCCATCACTTTGTAG
- a CDS encoding S-layer homology domain-containing protein, with protein sequence MRQRFKKAVLMSLVFCLFPGLMLNSFAFSDMSGHWAEDVVSKWAGKEVVKGLPDDTFRPDANITRAEFVTIVGNVMKYVNKSSEEFVDVPETEWYAEHVAKAVAAGVTTGVGNGKFAPKNSITRQEAAVMIYRAFRLQVKNKNAADKFSDAGLIATWAKDAVSALTEKGYVTGRPGNRFAPLDYITRAEALKIIDNILDDIVNNSGEYSGDISENLLVNTGDVTLKGMTVKGTLYLAEGIGDGNVTLDNVTVHGDILVYGGGENSIKLKDTVVDGNLYVLKYDGKVRIVAAGNTVVNNTQVLSGVNLEEKDLTSEGFGKVEVISADPGEEVVLDGDFDEVSVTASGSKLKLKNGTIGTLNMENDATGSVIELDEGTVVNTVLFDTAAGISGNGTVKNAVVKADHVILDIVPENFTVYKGFTARVGGNEVVGDYVPESEPAPAPVAIVPKSVSVTIKTGEGFKTLTAENITKKNGLYVAEFSLKSYDDNTQLFSAKIEAEPQDVVLTLTAVNGISLSTNGTGVNAEIIENVSDITVKSLIGAESVSLGTIRSLVGGGVVYIDGYLKKDGYTDVPVRLILAV encoded by the coding sequence ATGCGGCAAAGGTTCAAAAAGGCGGTGCTTATGAGTCTTGTCTTTTGCTTATTTCCGGGTCTTATGTTAAATTCATTTGCCTTCTCCGACATGTCGGGGCACTGGGCTGAAGACGTAGTCAGCAAGTGGGCGGGAAAGGAAGTTGTAAAAGGTTTGCCCGACGATACCTTCAGGCCTGATGCGAACATTACAAGAGCAGAATTTGTTACCATTGTAGGCAATGTGATGAAGTATGTTAACAAATCCAGTGAGGAGTTCGTTGATGTTCCCGAGACCGAATGGTATGCTGAGCATGTTGCGAAGGCTGTTGCTGCGGGAGTGACAACGGGAGTCGGAAACGGAAAATTCGCGCCGAAGAACAGCATAACAAGGCAGGAGGCCGCTGTAATGATATACCGGGCGTTCAGACTGCAGGTGAAAAATAAAAACGCGGCTGATAAATTTTCCGATGCCGGACTTATTGCGACATGGGCAAAGGATGCGGTAAGTGCGCTGACCGAAAAGGGATATGTAACAGGACGGCCGGGAAACAGATTTGCTCCGCTGGATTACATTACACGTGCCGAAGCCCTGAAAATTATTGACAATATTCTGGATGATATTGTGAATAATTCCGGGGAGTATTCAGGTGACATTTCAGAAAATCTGCTTGTAAATACCGGTGATGTCACATTAAAGGGAATGACCGTAAAAGGAACTCTGTACCTTGCGGAAGGTATTGGCGACGGTAATGTTACACTGGACAATGTTACGGTACATGGGGATATTCTGGTTTACGGCGGCGGTGAAAACAGCATAAAGCTTAAGGATACCGTTGTTGACGGAAATCTGTATGTACTTAAATATGACGGCAAAGTGAGGATTGTTGCCGCAGGCAATACCGTTGTGAATAATACACAGGTTTTAAGCGGTGTTAATCTTGAGGAAAAAGATTTAACATCCGAAGGCTTTGGAAAAGTGGAGGTTATTTCCGCAGATCCCGGTGAGGAAGTTGTTCTTGACGGGGATTTCGATGAAGTTTCAGTAACTGCTTCAGGCTCAAAATTGAAATTAAAAAACGGCACCATTGGCACATTGAATATGGAAAATGATGCCACCGGCTCGGTAATTGAACTTGACGAAGGCACCGTGGTGAATACCGTATTGTTTGACACCGCTGCTGGAATAAGCGGTAATGGTACTGTAAAGAATGCGGTGGTAAAAGCCGATCATGTAATTCTTGACATTGTACCTGAGAATTTTACGGTGTACAAAGGGTTTACCGCACGAGTGGGAGGAAATGAAGTAGTAGGCGACTATGTTCCGGAGAGTGAGCCTGCACCTGCACCCGTTGCGATTGTACCTAAATCCGTTTCCGTTACGATCAAAACCGGGGAAGGATTTAAGACATTAACCGCGGAAAATATAACAAAGAAAAACGGATTATATGTTGCAGAATTTTCTTTAAAGTCATACGACGACAATACGCAATTGTTTTCCGCAAAGATAGAAGCAGAGCCACAGGATGTCGTTTTAACACTGACTGCGGTGAACGGCATCAGTCTCAGTACCAACGGAACCGGCGTTAACGCAGAAATTATTGAGAATGTTTCGGATATTACCGTTAAGTCATTGATAGGGGCCGAAAGTGTTTCCCTTGGAACAATAAGAAGTTTGGTCGGGGGCGGTGTGGTATATATTGACGGTTACCTGAAAAAAGACGGATATACCGATGTGCCGGTCAGGCTCATACTTGCTGTTTGA